Proteins co-encoded in one Limisphaera ngatamarikiensis genomic window:
- a CDS encoding RHS repeat-associated core domain-containing protein — translation MAENNFIRFSTKRTEDGTGLVLYEYRAYSPALGRWLSRDPMEERVEVGLYVFVGNDACSRWDVDGRFTYGIHYDITDLAATAAGYSARCARKIARASANTDLVHPFDHAYHFTRPVWGDKAQAMNAAMRKLGELLKDACAYASKGQCERAITLMGRALHVAQDYYSHVYNNEPVSFSWVGNYPPGDDPNHRDHARDEDMGQAFLALMESYSFLKAMEGCLGCCCGH, via the coding sequence ATGGCGGAAAACAATTTCATCCGGTTCAGCACGAAGCGCACGGAGGACGGCACGGGCCTGGTGCTGTACGAATACCGCGCCTATAGTCCCGCCCTGGGCAGGTGGTTGAGCAGGGATCCGATGGAGGAAAGAGTGGAAGTGGGCCTTTATGTTTTTGTAGGAAACGATGCCTGCAGTCGTTGGGACGTTGATGGTCGGTTTACATACGGCATTCATTACGATATCACTGACCTAGCGGCAACCGCTGCTGGATATTCTGCCAGGTGCGCCCGCAAGATTGCACGTGCTTCTGCGAACACGGATCTGGTGCATCCATTCGATCATGCGTATCATTTCACGCGTCCCGTGTGGGGTGACAAGGCGCAAGCCATGAATGCGGCAATGAGGAAGCTCGGTGAACTACTTAAAGATGCTTGTGCCTATGCGTCAAAAGGTCAGTGTGAAAGAGCTATAACGCTAATGGGCAGGGCCCTTCACGTAGCGCAAGATTACTACTCGCACGTGTACAATAACGAGCCTGTGTCGTTTAGCTGGGTGGGCAATTATCCGCCTGGTGACGATCCCAACCACAGGGACCATGCTCGGGATGAGGACATGGGGCAGGCATTCCTTGCGCTCATGGAGAGCTATTCCTTCCTTAAGGCTATGGAAGGATGTTTGGGTTGTTGCTGTGGACATTGA